In Leptospira kanakyensis, a genomic segment contains:
- a CDS encoding type 1 glutamine amidotransferase — MRAVFIRFIDCEGPGILEPLLRDAGYRISYQNAYDRRIHLMPEIHLNFDLIVMLGGPQSVADPGEQEFFKPYYDIVNNVVALPNKKLIGICLGSQIIARALGANVRPGTKGPETGFSDLQILKQDHPIFKGIDKESILAFHLHEDIFDIPVGAEHLLASEFYANQMFAYKNKIFAFQTHLEPTLEMLNVWQSVHKEFIAKGTGDFSEIANKQKVMAETATTVFRNIINL; from the coding sequence ATGAGAGCAGTATTCATAAGATTTATCGATTGTGAAGGTCCGGGAATTTTAGAACCCTTACTTCGTGATGCAGGTTATAGGATTAGTTATCAAAATGCTTATGATAGACGAATTCATTTGATGCCTGAAATTCATTTGAATTTTGATTTGATTGTAATGTTAGGTGGCCCTCAGTCGGTTGCAGATCCTGGAGAACAAGAGTTTTTTAAGCCGTATTATGATATCGTAAACAATGTAGTAGCATTGCCTAATAAAAAACTCATTGGGATTTGTTTGGGTTCACAGATCATTGCAAGGGCGTTAGGTGCAAATGTTCGCCCCGGAACCAAAGGCCCAGAAACAGGTTTTTCGGACTTACAAATTTTAAAACAAGATCATCCTATTTTTAAAGGAATTGATAAAGAATCAATTTTAGCATTCCATCTTCATGAAGATATCTTTGACATTCCTGTAGGTGCAGAACATTTACTTGCTAGTGAATTCTATGCAAACCAAATGTTTGCTTATAAAAACAAGATTTTTGCTTTTCAAACTCATTTAGAACCAACTTTGGAAATGTTAAATGTTTGGCAGTCGGTTCATAAAGAGTTTATCGCAAAAGGGACTGGCGATTTTTCAGAGATTGCTAACAAACAAAAGGTAATGGCGGAAACGGCCACTACTGTATTTCGAAATATTATAAATTTATAA
- a CDS encoding DNA primase: MSQSHKEDFDIVSLIELCREKKYETCVAGFSTIDKIEKITLPKKLKNRKLTVQALYALTNDMVQWKYLSSEEKALLQAEKDKLAGVTSTAGTSFAPHAEEDIEEDFIPEEEARKPELEDGFEDEFGDDSDDEEEDDDDDDFDDDSDDDDDADEDEED, from the coding sequence ATGAGCCAATCGCATAAAGAAGACTTCGATATCGTATCCTTAATAGAACTTTGCCGGGAAAAAAAATACGAAACTTGCGTGGCCGGTTTCAGCACCATCGATAAAATCGAAAAAATCACTCTCCCTAAAAAATTAAAGAACCGTAAACTAACAGTTCAAGCATTATACGCACTAACAAACGATATGGTTCAGTGGAAATACCTTTCCTCTGAAGAAAAAGCTCTCCTCCAAGCGGAAAAAGACAAACTGGCAGGGGTTACTTCCACTGCTGGAACTTCCTTTGCTCCTCATGCAGAAGAAGACATTGAAGAAGATTTTATCCCAGAAGAAGAAGCACGTAAACCAGAACTCGAAGATGGTTTTGAAGACGAGTTTGGTGATGATTCAGACGACGAAGAAGAAGATGATGATGACGACGATTTCGACGACGACTCTGATGACGATGATGATGCAGACGAGGATGAAGAGGACTAA